The DNA region GTGCGGTGTAGATCCAGTGTGAACATACACCGCACTCCGAAATACTTACGATTCAAGACTCTGGTCGGTGTGATATTTCTTCATTCCAATGAGCATTAGCAAACCTGGCACCGCAATCAGTGCACAGATATAAAAGAAATTCGCCCAGCCAAAATTTTTAACAATGTCTCCTGCAAATCCCGAGAAGAATGTTCTTCCAAGGGTCGCAAAGCTGGAGAGAATTGCATATTGAGTGGCTGTGTATTTCTTGTTGGTCAAAGCCGCCATGAATGCGACAAACGCTGAAGTGGCCATCCCGGTACTGATGTCCTCAAGAATAATCACAGCCGCAAAAGGCACCAGCTGATTTCCGGTGAAGGTCAGCATTGCAAACGCTGCTGTGGAAACCGCCTGAAGAATTCCAAATATCCAAAGTGAACGATAGATGCCGATATAGTAAATCGCGATACCACCCAGGAACATGCCAATAAGTGAAGATGCAAAGCCAAATGTTTTTGCAATAAGACCGATGTCGGCGTTGGTGAAGCCCATTTCCACATAGAATGGATTCAGTAAGGAGCCAGCAAGTGCATCACCGATTTTAAATAGTAAAACGAACAACAGGATGTAGGCGGCTCCCGGGCGCTTTAGAAATTCAGCGAAAGGATCAACGACGGCCTGTAAAAGCGTTTTGGGGGGTGGTGAATCAAGCTTAGGTTCCGGTGCGAATAAGGTGGTGATAAATCCCACCGCCATGAATCCAGCCATCAGGTAGTAAAGCTGTCCCCATGTGATGTCCCAGAAAGAGGAGCCGACAAGTCCGATACCCGCTCCACCTGAAATCAACATCGCTATTCGATAACCATAGATATTTAATGATGATCCAAGACCCAGCTCTTCATTTGATAAGAGCTCGCGACGGTAAGCATCGATAGCGATGTCCTGAGTGGCACTGAAGAAGGCGATAAGCACAGCCATCGCCGCCATCAAACCCAGATTGTTCAAAGGATTCAATGTTCCAATGAACAGCAATGAGGCCATTAAGAAAACCTGAGTAACCAGCATCCAGCTGCGACGACGTCCAGCCTTAAATAAAGTATAGCGATCCAAAAGAGGAGACCACAAGAACTTAAGCGAGTAGGCGATGCCCACCCAGCTGAAGTATCCGATGGTACTGATGTCCACCTGCTCACGGGAAAGCCAGGTTTTTAAAGTCCCGCCAGTCAATGCCAGCGGCAAGCCACTGGAAAAGCCCAACAACAGGATGATGAGCATGTTTTTGCTGAAAAGTTCTTTGAGGATGTTTTTCTTAGCTGCCATTACTATGAGGTCTTTCTATTGCTGAGCTATTTTTTTAAGTCGTTTGCGCATTGTCCATAAAAGATGACTGATGTAGGGTCTGCGCACTTCGCCGGTCGTTACCATCAGAAGTTTGGTGATCTTCAGGTTCACCGCATCGGTATATAACAAAATCAGCATCTCGTGAATGAAGTTGGTGTTTAAGGTGACATGGTTGTCAGTTCCCACACCCAGCTGCACGCCCTTTTTCTCCCACCAGGAGAATGGATGATCTTTGTAGTCCTCAAACTTGCCAGTGAGTTTGTTGTTCGAGGATGGGAGTGAGACCAGCGTGACGCCTTTTTGAATCATGCGATTCAAAACGTCGTGCTGATAATGCTCCACTTCGCGCGCAGTATGAAACTTTGCCTTTACCAGCAATATTTTTTCTTCGTCACTCAGGCGTTCGCCTTTTAGAACCTTGTCCAGAACGTGACGGTTGTCGGCCCAATCCAGCTCAACCAGCTCGCGATACAAAGGATCTTTTTCGGTGAAGCCTTTGCCTTCTTGATTGCGCTTGATGAAATCCTGGTAAAGGCGATGGAAGTATTTGTTTGGGTTGATGCCCAGACTGATTCCGTGTTCAAGAGTATCGATGTGCCAGATATTCATGGCGTTATCGACAGCTTGAATGCCTTTTTTCAATGTATGCCAGGTTTCACCATGATGCGAACGGATTTTGAAACCGCGATATTGCAGTTTTCGGAAGCCTGGTTGCATTTCATTGAAATGTTCTTTGCGATAAAGTTCACGCTCATCACCCACGGTGTCAGCATCCGTCATGACTTTTTGCAAATAAGGATACTTGTCCAGCATCTGCACAAGTTCATCAATCTGCGCCATGAAGTGCTCTTTGCGTGTTTTAAAGTTTTCAGCGTCAAAGTGATTGGCTTCTTTACGGAAAGACGGGGACAGGATGAATTTGAAGTCGCCATGCTCTTCCTGAAACTTTTTGAAACCATCATAAAGACCCAATACCACGTCCTCAGGAGTGACATCGTCAATTCCCGGGATCTGCTCTGAAGAGCTGGAAGTGGAGCGCGACAGGGAAAACTTCAGACGAATCGAGCCGACGTTGAAATTGTAGTACAGATCCTTTGCCATGTGATAAGCCGCTTCGGAGTGAACTTCGCGGTTTAGGAAGATCAGTTTTGGCAAATACAGAATTTTTAAGTAGCGGGCGAAACCTTCGTTTTCCTGAAGGCGAATCAGTTTATCAACGTCCTCAACACTTCGAATCGGCAGAGCCTGGGCGCCGTAAACTTCAGTGATCTTTTCCTCGTAGATGGCTTTGTCCGGTCCTTCCAAAAGTTTTTTCAACCGTGGATAGATGAAGTCCGCTGAAAGTGCGCCGGTCAGATGAATATGCTCTTCGTGATACTTTAAAGGAAAGTTTTTGAAGAATTCAAAAAGGGCCGCTGAAATTGGATGCTTCAAAAGTGTGGAGATTGTGATTTCATTGACTTGAAATCGATTCAACAGATTGCGGAATTCCGCAATTTTTTGAAAAGCCTCAGGATGTTTTTGATTTAAATCAGAAGACAGCAATAAATCCAAAGTGTCCGATAAGGAAATACCATTGGTTTCACTGATTGTTGTAGTCAGAGCTGCGACCAGCTGATTGTGAATGTCCTTATTCACGCAAGCCCCCTTTTATCAAGGTTAGCCGGGAATAAGGACGATGTCACGACTATCCGGTTTTTAGGACGAGGTAGGGCTGCCAGTCAGGTGGCACGTGATCGGCACTGATTTCCAGTTGTAAAGTTGGAAGCCAGTTCGGAGCGCGTGGTTCAGACAACAAAGGCATATTCGCTGTGCGTGGAGTGCGGTTCGCTTTGCGCTGATTGCAATCTCGGCAGGCAGAAACAACATTTGTCCAATTTTTAGGTCCGTTATGAGAGGCAGGTACGACGTGATCAAGAGTGAGCTGTTTGGCGTTGAGTTTATCGCCACAGTATTGGCAGGTATAATTGTCGCGGATATAAACGTTTTCTCGGCAGAATCTGACAGCATGGCTGCCCCGAGGTTTCACGTAAGTTTTCAACCTTAATACACTGGGGAGTTGAAACCTCAGTTGTACTGACCTAGCGAAGGTCGCGTGATACTCCAGTATTTCTACCTTGTCCTGAAACCACAATATCAAGGCCTTTTGCCAACTTACAACCCGCATGGGTTCGTAACTTGAATTTAGCAGTAAGGACCTCAGTGAGGCCATGTGCTGCATGTATCCCCCGTTCTGGTGCGTTCCTAAACTCAAGTATATCTAATATTGGAACGTAAAAACAAGTTCTACCTCAATTGTGAGCCATTTGGGGGCTTTTATATTGCCAAAAGGCTAGGAAAAGTGGGATACGGACGTATCAAAATAAGGAGACTCACTATGAGACGTGTATTGGCATTTAACTACGTTCTAAAAGGCCCAGACGGCAAAATCCTAGATCAATCTGAAAAAAATCAGCCACTACCTTTCCTTGAAGGCGCTGGCCAAATCCTTCCAAAACTTGAAGAAGAAATCAAAAACATGAAAGAAGGCGACAAGAAAAACGTTAAGCTTTCTGCAGCTGATGGTTACGGCGAAGTTCGTGACAACATGTTCATGGAAGTTCCAAAAGAAGAACTTGCACATCTTCCACAACTTGAAATCGGCGCGCACCTTCGTTTGGAGTTGGGCAACGGTCAACACATCGTTCGTGTTTCTAAAATCTCTGACTCTCACGTAACTCTGGATGGTAACCACCCATTGGCAGGAACTCCACTTGAGTTCGATATCGAAATGGCATTGGTTCGTCCTGCAACTGAGGAAGAACTTCAGCACGGTCATCCACACGGGCTACACGGCGACGCCGGTCACCACCACTAGAGTTGGTGAAAACGGCCCGATCGACTGCGTTGTCGGGCCTTCGCTTGCTCTTCGGCGTACTTTTAGTACGCCTGCGTGGCAGCGAAAACCCTCCGCCTTGCGCTCGAACCATTTTGACCAACTCTCCTTCTGCGTAGATTGGTTTTCTTTCGGAGAAATTTTTTATGCCTTCATTTGATATTGTATCAGAGTTGAATCTTCAGGAAGTTGATAACGGAATTAATCAGGCTCGCAAAGAGGTTGAGGGTCGTTATGACTTTAAGGGTTCCAAAGCTGAAATCGGCTGGGACAAAGATAAAAAAGAAATCAGTTTGTCTGCGGAAGATGAATACAAAATCGAACAAATGGGCAGTATTTTACAAACAAAATTGCACCGACGTGGAGTCGATATTAAAGCAACTAAGTTTGATAAAATTGAAGCCGTTGGCGGACGTATGCTCCGCCAAAAGGTCACTTTGCAGCAAGGTATTGACCGCGAAGTAGCTAAAGAAATCATAAAAGCTATTAAAGACGCTAAGTTAAAAGTTCAGCCGCAAATTAACGACGATAAAGTGAAAGTGACTGGGAAGAGCATCGACGAATTACAAGAGTGTATTGCATTGATTCGCTCAGGTTCTTACGAAGTTCCATTGCAGTTTAATAATATGAGATCCTAAAATTGGGCTTGCACAGTTTTTGGGCTATGCTAGCCTGATTCTAGTTTACCCGTGAGTGTTCTCGATTTTTAGTTGTTCGAAGGCTTCCTCGGGTTTTTAAAATGACCATTAGGAGGTCTTTTGTGGCTAAGAAGTTATACGTAGGCAATTTGCCTTACTCTGTAGACGACGAAACTCTACACAATCACTTTGCACAATTCGGTGCAGTTGACTCAGCAAAAGTTATCATGGATCGCGAAACAGGCCGTTCAAAAGGTTTTGGATTCGTTGAAATGTCTGACGACTCTGCAGCTGATGCAGCGATTGAAAAAGGCAACGGCATTGAGATCAACGGTCGTCCTTTGAATATCTCTGAAGCTCGCCCACAAGCACCTCGTGAAGGTGGCGGTGGCGGTCCTCGTCGCTTCAACAACAACAACCGCGGTGGCGGTAATGGCGGCGGTCGTCGCGATTACGGTAATCGCTAATTAATTTTTGTTAAAACAAATTAGAAGCCCCAAGGATTTCCTTGGGGCTTTTTTCGTTCTGGCCTTGATCAAAAGTCGGTAAAGATGTCTGATGGTTCTCTATGAGAACTCTATTATTCACTCTCTTGATTTTCTTCTCGTCTATTTCATTCGCACAAAAAAAACTGGTCATTCTTGGTGACTCGATCACCGAAGGCTACGGCGTTTCCAAAGAGGCAGCTTATCCGGCCCTCTTGGAAAAGAAGCTTCATGAGGCCGGCAAAAAAGAATGGACTGTGATTAATTCCGGAGTCAGTGGTTCCACCACCGCTTCAGCGCCAGGGCGGATGAAGTGGCTATTCAAGACCAAACCAGATGTGGTGCTGTTGGCGTTGGGTGCAAATGATGGTTTGCGTGGTGTAAAGGTTGAAGAGAGTCAGAAGAATTTGGCTGCTGCCATCGAGTACGCTGAAAAAGAAAAAGTCAGAGTGATCCTGGCGGGACTGTATATGCCGCCAAACTATGGACAGGATTATACTGCGCAATTTAAAAAGATGTTCTCGGACCTGGCCAAGAAATACAAAGTCACTTTTATTCCGTTTATTCTGGATAAAGTCGCTGGAAATCCCAAATACAATCTGGCCGATGGAATTCATCCGAACGAAGAAGGCCACAAGATCATTGCCGACACTATTTTTAATTCCTTGAAAGGCACGTTATGAGTTTAACCCTGCAAGACATCC from Bdellovibrio sp. GT3 includes:
- a CDS encoding arylesterase; this translates as MRTLLFTLLIFFSSISFAQKKLVILGDSITEGYGVSKEAAYPALLEKKLHEAGKKEWTVINSGVSGSTTASAPGRMKWLFKTKPDVVLLALGANDGLRGVKVEESQKNLAAAIEYAEKEKVRVILAGLYMPPNYGQDYTAQFKKMFSDLAKKYKVTFIPFILDKVAGNPKYNLADGIHPNEEGHKIIADTIFNSLKGTL
- a CDS encoding HNH endonuclease, with translation MKTYVKPRGSHAVRFCRENVYIRDNYTCQYCGDKLNAKQLTLDHVVPASHNGPKNWTNVVSACRDCNQRKANRTPRTANMPLLSEPRAPNWLPTLQLEISADHVPPDWQPYLVLKTG
- a CDS encoding AmpG family muropeptide MFS transporter; the encoded protein is MAAKKNILKELFSKNMLIILLLGFSSGLPLALTGGTLKTWLSREQVDISTIGYFSWVGIAYSLKFLWSPLLDRYTLFKAGRRRSWMLVTQVFLMASLLFIGTLNPLNNLGLMAAMAVLIAFFSATQDIAIDAYRRELLSNEELGLGSSLNIYGYRIAMLISGGAGIGLVGSSFWDITWGQLYYLMAGFMAVGFITTLFAPEPKLDSPPPKTLLQAVVDPFAEFLKRPGAAYILLFVLLFKIGDALAGSLLNPFYVEMGFTNADIGLIAKTFGFASSLIGMFLGGIAIYYIGIYRSLWIFGILQAVSTAAFAMLTFTGNQLVPFAAVIILEDISTGMATSAFVAFMAALTNKKYTATQYAILSSFATLGRTFFSGFAGDIVKNFGWANFFYICALIAVPGLLMLIGMKKYHTDQSLES
- a CDS encoding YajQ family cyclic di-GMP-binding protein, yielding MPSFDIVSELNLQEVDNGINQARKEVEGRYDFKGSKAEIGWDKDKKEISLSAEDEYKIEQMGSILQTKLHRRGVDIKATKFDKIEAVGGRMLRQKVTLQQGIDREVAKEIIKAIKDAKLKVQPQINDDKVKVTGKSIDELQECIALIRSGSYEVPLQFNNMRS
- a CDS encoding FKBP-type peptidyl-prolyl cis-trans isomerase, with amino-acid sequence MRRVLAFNYVLKGPDGKILDQSEKNQPLPFLEGAGQILPKLEEEIKNMKEGDKKNVKLSAADGYGEVRDNMFMEVPKEELAHLPQLEIGAHLRLELGNGQHIVRVSKISDSHVTLDGNHPLAGTPLEFDIEMALVRPATEEELQHGHPHGLHGDAGHHH
- a CDS encoding RNA recognition motif domain-containing protein; this encodes MAKKLYVGNLPYSVDDETLHNHFAQFGAVDSAKVIMDRETGRSKGFGFVEMSDDSAADAAIEKGNGIEINGRPLNISEARPQAPREGGGGGPRRFNNNNRGGGNGGGRRDYGNR